The Coriobacteriia bacterium genomic interval GGCATGACCCGCGACGATCTGCTCGCGGCTAACCGCGCGATAGTCGAGAGCGTGATCGGCCAGGTGGCTGCGGCCTCGCCCGACGCGATCATCATCTGCGTCACCAACCCGCTCGACGTGATGACCTACCTCGCCAAGAACGTCTGTGGCTTTCCGACGAATCGGATCTTCGGCATGGGCGGTGTCCTCGACTCGGCGCGTTTCGCCTACGCCATCGCGGAGAAGACCGGCGCCGCCATCACCGATATCGATGCGCTCGCTATGGCGGCACACGGCGATGCGATGGTGCCCATGCCCCGCTTCTCGACCGTTGCCGGCCAGCCTCTGACCGAGTTGCTTCCCGCCGATGACGTCGCCGCGCTTGTCGAGCGCACGATCTTCGGCGGCGCCGAGGTCGTCGCGCTGCTCAAGACCGGCTCGGCGTTCTACGCGCCCGCCGCAAGCGTCGTCTCGATGGTGCGTGCCGTACTCGGCGACACCGGCGAGACGCTGCCCACCTGCGCGTACCTGTCGGGGGAGTACGGCATCGCCGACGTCTACATGAGCGTCCCCGCTCGGCTCGGGCGCGACGGCGTGCTCGGTGTCGTCGAGCTCCCGGTGACCGCCCAGGAGCGCGAAGCGCTCCAAGCGTCCGCAGCGACGATCGCCGAGGCGCTCGACTCGCTCGGACTCCGGGGGTAGCGTGCTCGCCTCGGCGATCATCGCGGACGCTGTCCGCGCGGCCATCCCCCAAGCGGCGGCCTCATTGCGACCCGACGCCCTCGTGGCGCTTCGCGAGGCCGCCGAACACGAGCGCTCACCGCGCGGACGGGCGGTCCTGACGCAGCTGCTCGACAACGCCTGTCTCGCAGAGCGCGACGCGATGCCGCTGTGCCAGGACACAGGCACCGTGTGGGTGCGCATCGAGCTCGGCGCCGACGAGAGCATCTCAGGTGACGTGCAGGCCGCGATCGACGCCGCGGTCGCGCAGGCGTACGCGGCGGCGAACTTGCGCATGAGCGTCGTGCGCGACGCGCTCTTCGACCGTGAGAACACCCGCGACAACACACCGGCGTTCGTCGATATCGTCACCGGTGCGCGCGCTGGTACCGGCGCCACGGTGCACGTGATGCTCAAGGGCGGTGGCAGCGACAACGCGAGCCGTATCGAGATGCTGGTGCCCAGTGCAGGGCGCGAGGGCGTGATGCAGGTCGTGCTCGAGGCCGTCGCACGGAAGGCCACCGGCGCGTGCCCTCCGCTTCTTGTGGGCGTGGGCGTGGGCGCTACGTTCGACAAGGTCGGCGGTCTCGCGAAGAAGGCGCTGCTGCGCGAGATCGGAAGCGCAGCGGCCAGCACTGAGCTTGCTGCGTTCGAGGCCGAACTGTTGGCCGCCGTCAACGCGACCGGTATCGGCCCGGCAGGCCTGGGCGGCGACACGACCGCGCTCGCGGTGCACGTCGCGACCGCACCATGCCACATCGCCGCACTTCCGGTTGCGGT includes:
- a CDS encoding malate dehydrogenase, whose amino-acid sequence is GMTRDDLLAANRAIVESVIGQVAAASPDAIIICVTNPLDVMTYLAKNVCGFPTNRIFGMGGVLDSARFAYAIAEKTGAAITDIDALAMAAHGDAMVPMPRFSTVAGQPLTELLPADDVAALVERTIFGGAEVVALLKTGSAFYAPAASVVSMVRAVLGDTGETLPTCAYLSGEYGIADVYMSVPARLGRDGVLGVVELPVTAQEREALQASAATIAEALDSLGLRG
- a CDS encoding fumarate hydratase — translated: MLASAIIADAVRAAIPQAAASLRPDALVALREAAEHERSPRGRAVLTQLLDNACLAERDAMPLCQDTGTVWVRIELGADESISGDVQAAIDAAVAQAYAAANLRMSVVRDALFDRENTRDNTPAFVDIVTGARAGTGATVHVMLKGGGSDNASRIEMLVPSAGREGVMQVVLEAVARKATGACPPLLVGVGVGATFDKVGGLAKKALLREIGSAAASTELAAFEAELLAAVNATGIGPAGLGGDTTALAVHVATAPCHIAALPVAVNLGCSAIRSVSVEVGA